In Herpetosiphonaceae bacterium, a genomic segment contains:
- the fdhF gene encoding formate dehydrogenase subunit alpha codes for MKTVNLTIDGHPAIAQPGDTVLQVAQQHGISIPTLCHHPDLTPVGSCRLCLVEVDGLPNPVSACTLRIRDGMVVRTETPALTEARRGILSLLLCSYTAPVDGCDTEFLRLVRRYGAQVPEGIEPEPPCAVDSDPNPFVRVDLNRCILCTRCIRACNEIQGRFVWHPAGRGSDMRLVAAADTTMLAARCESCGLCAAYCPTGALSDKLSAGLPQPDRLVRTTCSYCGVGCQLDLNLKDNTIVGVTSAPAAPVNGMALCVKGRYGYGYVNHAERLRTPQVRRYLLEGTAPRARPADRGEWAAVSWETALDLVATKLEQVRRDSGADTIGVLASAKCTNEENYLMQKFARQVLGTHNVDHCARLCHASTVAGLAMCFGSGAMSNTMTDVTQHAQAMLIIGSNTTEQHPVFGAQIRQAVLRRGMKLVVADPRRIDMAEFATLHLRQRPGTDIALINGILQIVLANGWQDQRFIDERCEDFDEFRATVARYTPEVVAGITGVAVVDLHHAAEILARSRPMAVVWAMGITQHTSGVLNVLSLGNLQMLLGNLGVPGGGVNPLRGQNNVQGACDMGALPNVYPGYQPVASVEAAQRFAAAWRLTGTEAYPALSQQQGLTVTELTPRAGDGTIRALYIMGEDPALTEPDANNARACLEACEFLVVQEILPSATAEYADVLLPGASFAEKDGTFTNTERRIQRVRRALDPPGEARPDWAIIAELARRVLRLQARVPSGQWAGWNYAAPAQIMDEIAALTPSYAGVSYDRLERGEQLHWPVKSYNHPGTPILHVGSFTRGKGRFHAVDYLPPHEQPDAEYPLLLTTGRVLYHWHGGELTRRVAALMEVCPEPLVEISPEDARALGLRHADPILVRSRRGTMAARALITDRVAPGVVFANFHFPGPQNANNLTVAALDPIAKIPEYKVCAARIEAAVDGGTLNAAR; via the coding sequence ATGAAGACTGTAAACCTCACGATCGATGGTCATCCAGCTATCGCACAGCCGGGCGACACCGTGCTCCAGGTAGCGCAGCAGCACGGAATCAGCATCCCGACGCTCTGCCACCACCCCGATCTGACACCGGTCGGCTCGTGTCGCCTGTGCCTGGTCGAAGTCGACGGTCTGCCCAACCCGGTATCGGCCTGCACGCTGCGGATACGTGACGGCATGGTCGTGCGGACGGAGACGCCCGCACTGACTGAGGCGCGCAGGGGCATCCTGAGCCTGCTGCTGTGCTCCTACACCGCGCCCGTCGACGGCTGCGACACCGAGTTTCTGCGCCTGGTCCGGCGCTATGGCGCGCAGGTGCCGGAGGGGATCGAGCCTGAGCCTCCCTGCGCGGTCGATAGCGATCCCAATCCGTTCGTGCGCGTCGATCTCAACAGGTGTATCCTGTGTACGCGCTGTATCCGCGCCTGCAACGAGATCCAGGGTCGCTTCGTCTGGCATCCGGCGGGGCGCGGCAGCGACATGCGGCTCGTGGCCGCAGCGGATACCACAATGCTCGCCGCCCGCTGCGAGTCGTGCGGCCTGTGCGCGGCGTACTGCCCGACTGGCGCGCTCTCCGATAAGCTCTCGGCGGGATTGCCACAGCCCGATCGGCTGGTGCGCACCACCTGTAGCTACTGCGGCGTCGGCTGCCAGCTCGATCTCAACCTCAAAGACAACACGATCGTCGGCGTCACGTCGGCGCCCGCAGCACCGGTCAACGGCATGGCGCTGTGCGTCAAAGGACGCTACGGCTACGGCTACGTCAACCATGCGGAGCGCCTGCGAACGCCACAGGTGCGGCGCTACCTGCTCGAAGGCACGGCGCCACGCGCTCGGCCAGCCGACCGTGGCGAGTGGGCTGCCGTAAGCTGGGAAACCGCGCTCGACCTTGTCGCCACGAAGCTGGAGCAGGTGCGGCGCGATTCGGGCGCGGACACGATCGGGGTACTCGCGTCGGCCAAGTGTACCAACGAGGAAAACTATCTGATGCAGAAGTTCGCGCGGCAGGTGCTCGGCACGCACAACGTCGACCACTGCGCGCGGCTGTGTCATGCCTCGACGGTCGCGGGGCTGGCGATGTGCTTCGGCTCCGGCGCGATGAGCAACACCATGACCGACGTGACGCAGCACGCCCAGGCGATGCTGATCATCGGCTCGAACACCACCGAGCAGCATCCGGTCTTCGGCGCGCAGATCCGCCAGGCGGTGCTCAGGCGCGGCATGAAGCTGGTCGTCGCCGATCCGCGCCGCATCGACATGGCCGAGTTTGCGACGCTGCATCTGCGCCAGCGGCCCGGCACCGACATCGCGCTGATCAACGGCATCTTGCAGATCGTGCTGGCGAATGGCTGGCAGGATCAGCGCTTCATCGACGAGCGCTGCGAGGACTTCGACGAGTTTCGCGCGACCGTCGCGCGCTACACGCCGGAGGTAGTCGCGGGGATCACGGGCGTAGCAGTGGTAGACCTGCACCACGCGGCGGAGATTCTGGCCCGCAGCCGCCCGATGGCGGTCGTCTGGGCGATGGGCATTACACAGCATACCAGCGGCGTGCTTAACGTGCTCAGCCTTGGCAACCTCCAGATGCTCCTGGGCAACCTGGGCGTGCCGGGCGGCGGGGTCAACCCGCTGCGCGGACAGAACAATGTCCAGGGTGCGTGCGACATGGGCGCGCTGCCGAACGTCTACCCCGGCTATCAGCCGGTTGCCAGCGTCGAGGCGGCGCAGAGGTTTGCTGCCGCATGGCGGCTCACGGGCACAGAAGCTTATCCCGCGCTGTCTCAGCAGCAGGGGTTGACGGTGACGGAGCTAACGCCGCGCGCTGGCGACGGCACGATCCGCGCGCTGTATATCATGGGCGAAGATCCGGCGCTGACGGAGCCCGACGCGAATAACGCGCGCGCCTGCCTTGAGGCGTGCGAGTTCCTGGTGGTTCAGGAGATCCTGCCTTCGGCAACTGCCGAGTATGCCGATGTGCTGCTGCCGGGCGCGTCGTTCGCCGAGAAAGACGGCACGTTTACCAACACCGAGCGGCGTATCCAGCGCGTTCGCCGGGCGCTCGATCCACCGGGCGAGGCCCGGCCAGACTGGGCGATCATTGCCGAGCTAGCCAGGCGCGTGCTGCGGCTGCAAGCGCGCGTGCCGTCCGGCCAGTGGGCGGGCTGGAACTACGCAGCGCCCGCGCAGATCATGGATGAGATCGCGGCGCTCACCCCATCGTACGCGGGTGTGAGCTATGACCGGCTAGAGCGCGGCGAGCAGCTTCACTGGCCGGTGAAAAGCTACAATCATCCTGGCACGCCGATCCTGCATGTCGGCAGCTTTACGCGCGGCAAGGGGCGCTTCCACGCCGTGGATTACCTGCCGCCCCACGAGCAGCCCGACGCGGAGTATCCGCTGCTGCTGACGACGGGCCGTGTGCTGTATCACTGGCACGGCGGCGAGCTAACCCGGCGGGTTGCGGCGCTGATGGAGGTCTGCCCTGAGCCGCTGGTCGAGATCAGCCCGGAGGATGCGCGCGCCCTTGGGCTGCGTCACGCCGATCCGATCCTGGTTCGGTCGCGGCGCGGCACGATGGCGGCGCGCGCGCTGATCACCGATCGCGTCGCGCCGGGCGTCGTCTTTGCCAACTTCCACTTTCCCGGCCCGCAGAACGCGAATAATCTGACCGTCGCGGCGCTCGATCCGATCGCCAAGATCCCGGAGTATAAGGTCTGCGCCGCGCGGATCGAGGCGGCTGTCGACGGCGGCACGCTGAATGCGGCACGCTGA